TTCTACCTTTTTTTATAAACTTCAGAATCTGCTTTTCAGGTACACCTGTACCATCTACCACTTCTGCAAGTGTTGCCGTTCTATTTTCTCGCTTACGAATAAACGCATAAACCGTTTCAAATTGACGTTCTTCTTCTTTAAAGCAATCATCACACACGTCTCGAAATGCATTCAATACAAAAAGTTTATCGCAGTTCGGACAGTTTGAAAGATTTGCCATGAAACCCACCTCACCGATATTCATCTCTTAAACTCTATTATACTGACATGCTAGATGCCTGGCGAGGGTCAAACCTCCTTATCTAGCAATCGTAAGAGATTGGACTTCCCTTGCACCATGGTCCTTCAAAATCTTGGCTGCATGTCTAATAGTCGAGCCTGTAGTATAGATATCGTCAAGGATGAGAACTTGTTTACCTTCAACGGAAATTTCGCTGTTCCACCGGAAAGGGTTGGACTGTGCGAAGCGTTCATCTCTTTGCTTTTTGGATTGTTTTTCACTATGGTGCCTTTCAAGGGGTGACTCAAACGTAAGACCTGCCTCTTGCAGAATGGCTTCAACTTGGTTAAAGCCTCTTTCTTGTAGTCGTATTTTTGATAGTGGGATAGGGATGAGGAAGTCAGGTTTGAGTTTTTTAATTTTTTGTTTGAAGTCTCTTTGAAAAATTTGAGCTAGGACGTAGTCCCCGCGAAACTTATATTGGGCGATGACTTCTTTTAGAAAATCATTGTAGAAATAGAGGGAGTGGTTTCTTTGTAATAAACCTTGCCATTCAAGGTCCTCTTCCCATCTCCAGCAGTCATAACAGATGCTTCCTTTACGATACGCGGGTTCAAGCTTTCCTAGTGGACGAGAACACTTTTCACAAAGCTCACCTTCTAAAAATTCAAGTTTACCTTGGCAGGTATGACAAAGAACAGCGTGGTCACCATATATTAAACTTGTCCAAGAGGTATCAGGTTCCCGCTTTTGGTGGCAAAAAAGACAGTCAGGGTAGACAAATAATTGGATTAGTTCTTCTATAAAACTATTCAATGTATCCCTCCTTCACCGCCTTGCGATTCATAGATTCTATGTGTTTCTTTGCTTTCACCATTTCCGTTGTTTTTCCAAAGTGGAAAAAGACTATCTCTCCTTTAGGGAAATCGGCACTCCTCCCTACCCTGCCAGCTATTTGTACAAGGGCACTTTCAGTAAAAATTCGTTCCTCTGCTCCTAGAACTGCAACATCTAAGTTTGGGAAGGTGACACCTCTTTCTAAAATCGTAGTGGTTAATAGCAGTGGTGTTTTTCGTTCACGCATTTTTTGGACCTTTTCCTTTCGATTGGGGTCTTCGGAATGGACAGATTCTATATGTGGATGAAGCTGCTGGAAAAGTGGGAGTGCTTCTTCCATGGTTTCGATATGTGGGAAGAAAAGGAGAACTGGTTTTTGCGATTGGAGTCGAGGTTCTAGCCACTTTAACAGTTCCTGTGGAAGTTTCTTTCGTTTGAGTGTTCTTTTCCAATTTCCTATCCACCTGTAGACTGGAACTGGAAGTGGATGTCGATGATAACGGGCAGGGATTTTTACAGATGGGAGTTTCTTTGTTTGAGCTTGGTACTGTAGTCTTGGATTGGGAGTTGCGGTTAAGTAGATGGTTGTAGCTTGGGGCTTTTGTGATTTTTTCACCGCTTGCTGCAAAGTCGCATCTGCTGAATAAGGAAATGCATCCACCTCATCAACAATGACCGTGTCGAAAGCTTCTTTATATCTGTAGAGCTGATGAGTTGTGGAGATCACGAGTTGTCCATAAGTGTTCCGGTCTTCACTGCCACCATAAAGACCCACTACTTTTATTTCAGGGAAGGCTTTTTGTAGTCGAGGTAGGAGTTCTAGAACTACGTCAGTTCGTGGCGTTGCAATGCACACCCTCTCCCCTTTCAGCAGCGCTACTTCAATTCCTTGAAATAAAATCTCCGTCTTCCCCGCTCCACACACGGCCCAAACGAGGAGGTTTTCTTTTTTCTGGATAGCTTTGATTACTTGCTTAGATGCATTTTGCTGAGCAGGAGAAAGTTCCCCTTGCCATGCTAGTGGATTTTCAGGGAGATTATGCTCTGGCGGAGGACCTTTCCATATGTAAAGCTCACTACATGAAGCAACGCTATCCATGCGAATACAAGCACGACAGTAGGTGCAGTCCTTATGACATCGGGCACAGGGAAAAGTGTAAAACAGTTTTTCCTTTTTGTTACCGCAACGGTTACACCTGAAAGAGATGCCGTCCTTACCTATGCCTAGTTTACTTTCAATTAAACCTTGTGTTTGCGCTTCATCCAAGATGGAGTAAAAAGATGAGAGTTCTACTTTAATTAGTACGCGGCCAGCGAGGAAGGATTGGAGGTCTTGAAACTTTGAGGGTACTTGCAAATGATCAGTCCTTTCATTGTTTGTAAGCTATAAAAGTATTATTCTATTTGTTTAATTCAATTCCTCTATTAGTTTTTTATATGATTATTAACTTTGTGGATATACTTTACTTTTGAACGTTTATCGGAGACTTTTACTCACTCTATCGAAAATGTTGATGGCTCTATCGGAAATTTTACCTAATCTATCAGAAAACTTTGCACCTCTATCGGAAATTTTTCTTAGTCTATCAGAAATCTTGACGACTCTATCGGAAATTCTACCCAGTCTATCAGAAAACATAGAGCTTCTATCGGAAATATTCCACGGCCATCCGGATAAACCATGGCCACCATCAATAATTTAGTGAATACCAAATAAAAAGGCAAACCACCTGGCTTGCCTTTTTCAATATATTTAATGGGGGAATATAACAATCTTCTTTACTTCCTCAAATTCTTCAACACAAACCAAACATTCGCCGGCCGTTCCACCAACCTTCTCATAAAATAGCCAAACCAGTCCTGCCCAAACGGAACATATACGCGCACCTTATAGCCTTCTTTGACTAGATTCTTTTGCAACTCTTCACAAATTCCATATAGCATCTGAAATTCAAACTGATCCTCTGGAATACCTCGCTTCTTTACAAAAGCTTTCGTTTCCTCTATTACTTTTTCATCATGTGTGGCGATGGCTGTGTAGTTGCCATTTCGAAGATGCTGCTCAATGATTTGTTTGAAATTAGCATCCACATCTTTTTTCACTGGAAAAGCAACCTCTGCTGACTCCTTATAGGCTCCTTTTACTAACCGAAGATTGGCTTTAATCTCGTTTAAGTCCTTAATATCTTCCTCAGTCCGATACAAGTATGCCTGTAAAACTAGCCCGACATTGTCATATTCCTTCTTTAGCTCTTTGAAAATATCAATGGCAACCTGGCAATGCCCGTAATCCTCCATATCAATTCGTACAAAGTTCCCATATTTTTTAGCGACATCTAGTATTCTCCGCATATTTTTCATACAGAGGTTTTTGCTGATGTCGAGTCCAAGCGAAGTCATCTTCAAGGACAGGTTGGAGTTGACACCGGAAGAATGAATTTGTTCTAGTGTTTGAATACACATATCCGTAGAATGTTTGGCCTCTAATTCACTCGAAACAAATTCACCCAGGTGATCCAGAGTGGCAACCAGCCCTTCCCGATTGAGCTCTTGAATGGCTTCAATCGCCCGGTTAATCGTTTCTCCCGCTACAAACTTTTGGGCTCCAAACTTCAGTCCATATTTTTTCGCAAGTTTATTCGCTACCTTATTTCTCCCGAAAAATTGAAAGAAATTACGCATCACTACTTCCATATGGTAGGTGAAACCTCCTCTCTTCTAAAAATTGATTTGCTGGTTCACCCAGGAGTCAATTTCGTTATATTTGAATTCACCACTACTAAAATAATCCGTATTCGTAATGAAACCCATTTTATTCACATTGTAAATCACAGACTGGAACGAGTAATCCGGAGATGCTGTAGCCGTGCAGTCCTCGAGTAAAATACAATCATACCCGTAGCCATGTGCATCCTGTAAGGTCCCCATCACACATTGGTCTGTGTTAATTCCTGCAAAAAATAGAGTTTTAATGTCCAGATTGGATAGGGTCTGTAGTAATTCTGTGCCGAAAAAACCACTGACCCGATGTTTGTCGATGAGGATATCCTCCGGGACCACAATCTCTTTTAATTCTGGAATGATATCCGCAGACCATGAACCTTTTACCAGATTCAATCCGAGTCCATTCGGTAATTCTTTTCCCATTTCGGCTCCAGCATGGTAGAAGATCCGACTTGTACCAGGAGGGATGTTGGCCATATCGGCACGGATGCCCCAATTCAACCAAACTACTTTCATCCCTATCAATCTAGCACGTTTGACAGCCTTAATAATGGGATCGACGAGCTTGCTTCCTCTATGATTTCTTCCTAGTTTCTTAGATAAAAAGAAATTTTGCATATCCGTAATGACAAGTGCCGTTCGTTCGTGATCAAACGCTACTGTATATGGATTACTTTTCATTAAGTACTTCTTTTTAGCCCCACGACTGATGTCAAAGGTATTGTTACTTTGAATCCAGTAGTTTGTACTATTGCCAAATTGAATCATAACTGCCCCCCTTACGTTAATGTCCGGATGCTGAATTCCATTTAGAGACAAATCAATGATTCTAAGTCTCTCGGATAGTACGTGAGCATCTCCATTCCGTCGTTTGTAACGAGTACGGTATCTGAATGGCGGAAACCACCCAAACCACGAACATATAACCCTGGTTCTACCGTGAAAACCATTCCAGGCTTCATGATGGTTTGGTCTCCTAGGTCAAAGAACGGTGCCTCATGTCCAAGTAAGCCGATGGCATGCCCTGTATGGTGCTGAATATAAGAGGTCACGCCCATTTCCTCCCAATATTTTTGAACAGCCCTTTCCACGGATGAGGTCGGTTCACCTGGTTTAATATGTTGAAAGGCAATTTCTTGGGCTTCGAGCATAATCCCAAAAAACTTCTCTTGTTCTGCACTTACTTCCTGAACAAACATCGTTCTTTCTAACTCACTTTTATAACCCCATACATCACAAAGTGCTGCTGTAACCAGGTTATCGCCTTTTTGCAGCACAATATTTTGGGTAACCGCATGTGGGAATGCGGACATTTCCCCTACTTGCCCCCTGAAAAAGGCAGTAGCCGGACTTCCATGCGGCTTGTAATCAGGACCTAACGTTTCAATCATAGCCATCGTTGCTTCGGTTGTGGCTCTACTTGTAATTTCAATCTCACTTAGACCAGGTTTTGAGTATTTTTGTAGGAGTCGGTGAGCGAGATTCCCCCAGCGACAGGATTCTTTAATCAATTCGATTTCGGCTGGAGATTTTATCATTCGCATCTCTTCTATCAAACCGTGTAGCGACTTCCATTCTGAAACCTCAAGGAGATCACTAAGTTTTGGACCACGGTACCCCATGGAGGAGCCATACCCATTCGAGTCATATCCAACTACTTTTCCTTGTAAGCCGGCTTCCACTAATTCCTTTTTAAAATAATCCATTGGATGAGTGGTGCCGGGATACTCTGGATAGGAATGTACAAAATCTACACTCGCAAACTCCTCCGCATGTTCCCGCTCTAGAGCTGGAACAAATAAATGGGTATTTTCTTGTGGATCAATGAAAAATCCTATGGGACGCTCGGTTGGAAGGAAGTAAAAACCCGTTAAGTAGAAAATGTCGGTTACACTGAATAAAACCGCCCCATCCACTTTTTGATTTTGCATGATTTCTAAAAATGCCTTTTGCCTTTGAAGTAGCTCTTCTTTTGAAATTGTTAAAAGCACAAAGAGTCCCTCCTAACCTATTAGTCTGTAATGAGTGATTCTAAGTCTCTTGGGTAGTACGTTAACATCTCAATTCCATTCTCTGTAATCAGCACGGTATCCGAATGGCGGAAGCCCCCTACCCCATGAACATATAGGCCTGGCTCTACTGTCACCACCATACCCGGCTGGATAATTGTTTCATCTCCCAAATCGAAGAACGGTGCTTCATGACCGAGTAACCCAATATTGTGGCCTGTATGGTGTCGCGTTAAGTCTTGAATCCCTTCTTCTTTCCAGTAGGCTTGAACCGCTTCCTCTACTTTTGAATAAGGGATTCCTGGCTTAATCGTGTTTAACGCCAGCTGTTGAGCATTGTACATATAGGTAAAATACTTCTCTTGTTCCGGTGTAACTTCTTGAACAAACATCGTTCTTTCTAATTCACTCTTATATCCCCAAACGTCCGCGGCTGCCTGGGTTACAAACAAATCACCCTTTTTAAACACAATGTTTTGCGTAACAGCATGTGGGAAAGCGGCCATTTCCCCAATTTGACCACGGAAGAAGGCATTGGCTGGACTTCCGTGTGGTTTATAGTCTGGTCCTAGTGTCTCAATCATCATCATTGTCGCTTCCGTAGTAGCACGACTTGTAATCTCAATTTCACTGAGTCCCGGTTTCGTATACTTAACTAGTAATCTATGGGCTAAATTCCCCCATCTACAAGACTCCTTAATAAGCTCAATTTCAGCTTCCGATTTAATCATCCGCATATCTTCCACCCATCCATGGACGGAAACAAAATTCTTGGCATCCAGCAGATCACTTAAGGCTGGTCCACGATATCCCATTGGAGACCCATATCCATTGGAATCATAGCCAATCACTTTTCCTTGTAATCCAGCTTCATTCAATACATCCTTGAAGTATTCCATTGGATGACGTTCCCCTGGATATTCAGGGTAAGAATGAACATGGTCAATGCAGGCAAATTCTTCAGCATGTTCATGCTCGAGTGCTGGAACAAATAGATGTGTTTTTTCTTGCGGATCCACTACAAATCCCA
The window above is part of the Bacillus carboniphilus genome. Proteins encoded here:
- a CDS encoding TIGR03826 family flagellar region protein; amino-acid sequence: MANLSNCPNCDKLFVLNAFRDVCDDCFKEEERQFETVYAFIRKRENRTATLAEVVDGTGVPEKQILKFIKKGRIQLSRFPSLGYPCEKCGTPIKQGKLCDNCTSTLRSQLENLQKEEERQKEIELRERTRTYHTKK
- a CDS encoding Xaa-Pro peptidase family protein; this encodes MLLTISKEELLQRQKAFLEIMQNQKVDGAVLFSVTDIFYLTGFYFLPTERPIGFFIDPQENTHLFVPALEREHAEEFASVDFVHSYPEYPGTTHPMDYFKKELVEAGLQGKVVGYDSNGYGSSMGYRGPKLSDLLEVSEWKSLHGLIEEMRMIKSPAEIELIKESCRWGNLAHRLLQKYSKPGLSEIEITSRATTEATMAMIETLGPDYKPHGSPATAFFRGQVGEMSAFPHAVTQNIVLQKGDNLVTAALCDVWGYKSELERTMFVQEVSAEQEKFFGIMLEAQEIAFQHIKPGEPTSSVERAVQKYWEEMGVTSYIQHHTGHAIGLLGHEAPFFDLGDQTIMKPGMVFTVEPGLYVRGLGGFRHSDTVLVTNDGMEMLTYYPRDLESLICL
- a CDS encoding DEAD/DEAH box helicase, whose product is MDSVASCSELYIWKGPPPEHNLPENPLAWQGELSPAQQNASKQVIKAIQKKENLLVWAVCGAGKTEILFQGIEVALLKGERVCIATPRTDVVLELLPRLQKAFPEIKVVGLYGGSEDRNTYGQLVISTTHQLYRYKEAFDTVIVDEVDAFPYSADATLQQAVKKSQKPQATTIYLTATPNPRLQYQAQTKKLPSVKIPARYHRHPLPVPVYRWIGNWKRTLKRKKLPQELLKWLEPRLQSQKPVLLFFPHIETMEEALPLFQQLHPHIESVHSEDPNRKEKVQKMRERKTPLLLTTTILERGVTFPNLDVAVLGAEERIFTESALVQIAGRVGRSADFPKGEIVFFHFGKTTEMVKAKKHIESMNRKAVKEGYIE
- a CDS encoding Xaa-Pro peptidase family protein; this translates as MRLSILKQELLDRQKKFVSKLNEGNIDGAVLFSVTDIFYLTGFHFHPTERPMGFVVDPQEKTHLFVPALEHEHAEEFACIDHVHSYPEYPGERHPMEYFKDVLNEAGLQGKVIGYDSNGYGSPMGYRGPALSDLLDAKNFVSVHGWVEDMRMIKSEAEIELIKESCRWGNLAHRLLVKYTKPGLSEIEITSRATTEATMMMIETLGPDYKPHGSPANAFFRGQIGEMAAFPHAVTQNIVFKKGDLFVTQAAADVWGYKSELERTMFVQEVTPEQEKYFTYMYNAQQLALNTIKPGIPYSKVEEAVQAYWKEEGIQDLTRHHTGHNIGLLGHEAPFFDLGDETIIQPGMVVTVEPGLYVHGVGGFRHSDTVLITENGIEMLTYYPRDLESLITD
- a CDS encoding ComF family protein translates to MNSFIEELIQLFVYPDCLFCHQKREPDTSWTSLIYGDHAVLCHTCQGKLEFLEGELCEKCSRPLGKLEPAYRKGSICYDCWRWEEDLEWQGLLQRNHSLYFYNDFLKEVIAQYKFRGDYVLAQIFQRDFKQKIKKLKPDFLIPIPLSKIRLQERGFNQVEAILQEAGLTFESPLERHHSEKQSKKQRDERFAQSNPFRWNSEISVEGKQVLILDDIYTTGSTIRHAAKILKDHGAREVQSLTIAR
- a CDS encoding isochorismatase family cysteine hydrolase codes for the protein MIQFGNSTNYWIQSNNTFDISRGAKKKYLMKSNPYTVAFDHERTALVITDMQNFFLSKKLGRNHRGSKLVDPIIKAVKRARLIGMKVVWLNWGIRADMANIPPGTSRIFYHAGAEMGKELPNGLGLNLVKGSWSADIIPELKEIVVPEDILIDKHRVSGFFGTELLQTLSNLDIKTLFFAGINTDQCVMGTLQDAHGYGYDCILLEDCTATASPDYSFQSVIYNVNKMGFITNTDYFSSGEFKYNEIDSWVNQQINF
- a CDS encoding proline dehydrogenase, with the protein product MEVVMRNFFQFFGRNKVANKLAKKYGLKFGAQKFVAGETINRAIEAIQELNREGLVATLDHLGEFVSSELEAKHSTDMCIQTLEQIHSSGVNSNLSLKMTSLGLDISKNLCMKNMRRILDVAKKYGNFVRIDMEDYGHCQVAIDIFKELKKEYDNVGLVLQAYLYRTEEDIKDLNEIKANLRLVKGAYKESAEVAFPVKKDVDANFKQIIEQHLRNGNYTAIATHDEKVIEETKAFVKKRGIPEDQFEFQMLYGICEELQKNLVKEGYKVRVYVPFGQDWFGYFMRRLVERPANVWFVLKNLRK